The following proteins come from a genomic window of Gottfriedia acidiceleris:
- a CDS encoding Cof-type HAD-IIB family hydrolase, translating into MNYKMIVLDIDDTLLTDQHVISQKTKEALLKAQDMGVKVVLASGRPTFAMHKLAEELLLHDYGSYVLSFNGGIITDYRTKNNVYECTLTKEQAHELYEISKKHNVFVHTYVENDIITEKGNQYTDIEGQLTGMPIKEVSSFTEHVQNDVVKLLMLEDPEKLAQVEKTLQKELEGKISVMRSKPFFLELTNSEVDKGKSLNHLIQILGIRQDEVIAVGDGYNDLPMIKFAGLGVAMGNAPQEIKQQADYVTDTNNEDGVAKVVEKFILSNK; encoded by the coding sequence TTGAACTATAAAATGATCGTTTTGGATATCGATGACACACTTTTAACGGATCAACATGTTATTTCGCAAAAAACGAAGGAAGCTTTACTCAAAGCTCAAGATATGGGTGTAAAAGTAGTGTTAGCTTCCGGTAGACCAACCTTTGCTATGCATAAGTTAGCCGAGGAACTATTACTACATGATTATGGTAGCTATGTCCTATCATTTAACGGAGGAATCATTACTGACTATCGAACAAAAAATAATGTTTATGAATGTACACTAACAAAAGAGCAAGCACATGAACTTTATGAGATTAGTAAGAAACATAATGTCTTCGTTCATACATATGTTGAAAATGATATTATTACAGAAAAAGGTAATCAATATACTGATATCGAAGGCCAGCTCACAGGCATGCCTATTAAAGAAGTAAGCAGCTTTACTGAGCATGTGCAAAATGACGTTGTAAAATTGTTAATGTTGGAAGATCCAGAAAAATTAGCTCAAGTTGAAAAAACACTTCAAAAAGAGCTTGAAGGTAAAATTAGTGTCATGCGCTCGAAGCCATTCTTTTTAGAACTAACGAACAGTGAAGTAGATAAAGGTAAAAGTCTAAATCATTTAATTCAAATTTTAGGAATTCGACAGGACGAAGTAATCGCTGTAGGAGATGGATATAATGACCTACCAATGATTAAATTTGCGGGTCTAGGTGTTGCGATGGGAAATGCACCTCAAGAAATTAAGCAACAAGCAGATTATGTCACTGATACAAATAACGAAGATGGCGTCGCTAAAGTTGTTGAAAAGTTTATATTGAGTAATAAGTAA
- a CDS encoding uracil-DNA glycosylase, giving the protein MLQLSSDWREKLKPEFEKPYFKDLLAFLEKEYSEQTIYPAKEHLFQALNECSYENCKVVIIGQDPYHQPGQAHGLSFSVLPGVKIPPSLRNIYKELNKDLGVEIPTSGYLIKWAKQGILLLNTVLTVREGEPNSHKNKGWELFTNTILSELNKQDRPIIFVLWGKHAQAKEELITSNHHVILKSNHPSPLSASRGFFGSKPFSQINQKLVELQLEPIDWTVE; this is encoded by the coding sequence TTGCTTCAACTATCATCAGATTGGAGAGAAAAATTAAAACCAGAGTTTGAAAAACCGTATTTTAAAGATTTATTGGCATTTCTTGAAAAAGAATACAGTGAACAAACAATATACCCTGCCAAAGAGCATTTATTTCAGGCTTTAAACGAGTGTTCATATGAAAATTGTAAAGTTGTGATTATTGGACAAGATCCTTATCATCAGCCAGGTCAAGCACATGGTTTAAGTTTTTCTGTATTACCTGGAGTAAAAATACCTCCTTCATTAAGAAATATTTATAAGGAATTAAACAAAGATTTAGGGGTAGAAATTCCAACGAGTGGTTATTTAATAAAGTGGGCGAAGCAGGGGATTTTATTATTAAATACTGTTTTAACTGTTCGTGAAGGGGAACCGAATTCGCATAAAAATAAAGGATGGGAACTATTTACGAATACAATCTTATCCGAGTTAAATAAGCAAGATCGTCCGATTATTTTTGTTCTATGGGGTAAACATGCTCAAGCTAAAGAAGAGTTGATTACGAGTAACCACCACGTCATATTAAAGTCAAACCATCCAAGTCCATTGTCAGCTAGTAGAGGGTTCTTTGGGAGTAAACCATTTTCACAAATTAACCAAAAACTAGTAGAACTTCAACTAGAACCGATTGACTGGACAGTAGAGTAG
- a CDS encoding YeiH family protein: MGNIYKVIPGVILCLFIALISETFSYILPVGAATFSILIGLIVGNTVHLKPYFEGGRKFAESKLLEVSIFLLGATISIQMISLLGLKGILLIVTQMCLVIIFTIWLGEKLGFGLNFSYLMASGNAVCGSSAIGATAPAIQATQEEKGLAVTLVNMMGTVLMFILPLIASVLYHSETLPTSALIGSTLQSVGQVVASGSLVNDEVKNYATLFKLIRVVFLVVVVFSLSTIKRRHLAEESIEKVKIQFPWYVIGFVILCVFCSLGLLPSWATNISNKTSHLFEIIALAAIGLNVNLKMIIKHGKSLSLYALSIVGFQIIIAILLIQVIY; the protein is encoded by the coding sequence ATGGGGAATATTTATAAAGTTATTCCGGGGGTAATTCTTTGCCTTTTTATTGCACTTATTAGTGAAACATTTTCTTATATATTGCCGGTTGGAGCTGCAACATTTTCAATATTAATCGGGTTGATTGTCGGTAATACAGTACATCTAAAGCCTTATTTTGAAGGCGGTAGAAAGTTTGCAGAAAGTAAATTATTAGAGGTCTCAATATTTTTATTAGGAGCAACGATCAGCATTCAAATGATTAGCCTACTAGGATTAAAAGGAATTTTGTTAATCGTAACACAAATGTGTTTAGTCATTATTTTTACGATCTGGTTAGGCGAAAAATTAGGTTTTGGTTTAAATTTTAGCTATTTAATGGCAAGTGGAAATGCAGTTTGCGGTTCGTCAGCAATTGGAGCAACAGCCCCAGCTATACAAGCCACACAAGAAGAAAAAGGATTGGCTGTCACACTCGTAAATATGATGGGAACTGTTTTAATGTTTATTCTGCCTTTAATAGCATCTGTACTATATCACTCAGAAACATTGCCCACCTCAGCACTTATCGGAAGTACATTACAATCAGTTGGACAAGTAGTTGCTAGCGGTAGTTTAGTAAATGATGAGGTAAAGAATTATGCCACTTTATTTAAACTAATTCGAGTAGTTTTTTTAGTTGTTGTAGTTTTTAGCTTATCTACTATAAAAAGAAGACACTTAGCAGAGGAATCTATTGAAAAAGTAAAAATTCAATTTCCTTGGTATGTAATTGGGTTTGTCATCCTTTGTGTTTTTTGTAGTTTAGGATTGCTACCAAGTTGGGCTACGAATATTTCAAATAAGACTAGTCATTTATTTGAGATTATTGCATTGGCTGCAATCGGTTTAAATGTAAATCTAAAAATGATCATTAAACATGGGAAGTCGCTTTCACTTTATGCATTAAGCATCGTAGGTTTTCAAATCATCATCGCAATTTTGCTAATTCAAGTAATCTATTAA